In the genome of Fusarium fujikuroi IMI 58289 draft genome, chromosome FFUJ_chr02, one region contains:
- a CDS encoding related to branched-chain amino acid aminotransferase, whose amino-acid sequence MAAFPPPPVNTIDWSNVGFKVREVNGHIESTYSRSTGKWTPLHFVADPFMRIHGMAPALNYGQQAYEGLKAFRTPNDEAITIFRPNRNAKRLQHSAEVVSMPHVPEELFLDAVRAAVALNAEYVPPHDTGAALYIRPQLYGSSAQLGLSPPDEYIFAVFVIPTGVYHGAHPVKALILEDFDRAAPNGTGNAKVGGNYAPVLRWSDKARDEGYGITLHLDSVRHEEIDEFSTSGFIGVKDNGGQVTLAVPDSKCVIESVTSDSIQELARSYGWAVEKRAIKYEELKEFTEVFAAGTAAALVPIRSITRRVGGGEDVVTYIEDGREEPGPLFKKLLTHLKDIQLGRAEDSFGWRYPVGEKDKEIAGAPGGRNGDATTVDQMD is encoded by the exons ATGGCTGCTTTTCCTCCTCCGCCTGTTAATACCATTGACTGGTCCAACGTGGGCTTCAAGGTCCGCGAAG TCAACGGACATATTGAATCTACCTACAGTCGAAGCACAGGAAAATGGACTCCTCTTCACTTCGTCGCCGATCCCTTCATGCGCATCCACGGCATGGCGCCAGCTCTCAACTACGGCCAACAAGCCTACGAAGGTCTCAAGGCCTTCCGAACCCCCAATGACGAAGCAATCACCATCTTCCGACCCAACCGTAACGCTAAGCGACTTCAGCACTCTGCGGAAGTCGTGTCAATGCCCCACGTCCCCGAAGAGCTGTTCCTCGATGCCGTGCGCGCTGCTGTCGCTTTGAACGCTGAATACGTTCCTCCTCATGACACTGGCGCTGCGCTGTATATTCGACCACAGCTGTATGGTTCAAGCGCTCAGCTTGGTCTCTCACCGCCGGATGAGTATATCTTTGCGGTGTTTGTCATTCCTACGGGTGTCTACCACGGCGCTCATCCAGTCAAAGCGCTTATTCTCGAGGACTTTGATCGCGCGGCGCCGAATGGCACGGGCAATGCAAAGGTTGGTGGCAACTACGCTCCTGTGCTGCGATGGAGCGACAAGGCGCGTGACGAGGGCTACGGTATCACGCTGCACCTGGACAGTGTGCGCCACGAAGAGATCGACGAGTTCAGCACGAGCGGCTTCATCGGCGTCAAGGACAACGGGGGACAGGTCACCCTCGCGGTGCCGGACTCCAAGTGCGTTATCGAGAGTGTCACGAGCGATAGCATCCAGGAGCTGGCGCGCAGCTACGGCTGGGCCGTGGAGAAGAGGGCGATCAAGtatgaggagctcaaggagtTTACAGAGGTTTTTGCAGCGGGCACCGCGGCGGCGCTGGTGCCGATTAGGAGTATTACGCGACGTGTTGGGGGTGGGGAGGATGTTGTCACGTATATCGAGGATGGGAGGGAAGAGCCTGGGCCGCTGTTTAAGAAGCTTCTCACGCACCTGAAGGACATTCAGCTCGGGAGAGCGGAGGATTCTTTTGGGTGGAGATATCCTGTTGGTGAGAAGGATAAGGAGATTGCCGGTGCGCCTGGGGGACGGAACGGCGATGCCACGACTGTTGATCAGATGGattag
- a CDS encoding probable CTT1-catalase T, cytosolic — MAPSATDTSFAAHVANQFQSYESDRQATSKETLYTTSNGVPIAHPYETQRAGENGPLLLQDFHLIDLLSHFDRERIPERVVHAKGSGAHGYFECTDPLDDLCLADILSEKGKKCSVSMRFSTVGGESGSHDMARDPRGFSVKMRTDEGNWDMVFNNTPVFFLRDPAKFPHFIHTQKRDPSTHLTHADDSFMFWDYLSQNPESIHQVMILMGDRGIPKGYRKMNGYAGHTFKLVNKAGEWVYCQIHLKSMQGIDFVTQEDSADYSPDFSQKDLYEAIQNGDYPKWTLEVQTMTPKEAEELWEKQKINVFDLTHVWPQKQFPLRKVGEFTLNENAINYFAEVEQIAFNPSHLPPGVEPSADPVLQSRLFSYPDTHRHRLGVNYQQLPVNATRTGYQFGNFQRDGQMAFYNQGARPNYLSSIDPIKFKSRAVDLDKTHGHFTGEAITFLTEIRPEDFNAPRALWRNVFDEPARERFINNVTGKMKLCKQEEPLKRQIAIFREVDPEIAERLEKSTGIKGYDGIANMSFNGTHNGMASGKSSSANGIIDKNKTPVARQGAPGSGAHGSMVTNGKSNGVNGH; from the exons ATGGCGCCTTCAGCAACAGACACCTCCTTCGCAGCCCACGTAGCAAATCAATTCCAATCCTACGAATCAGACCGTCAAGCCACTTCCAAAGAAACACTCTACACCACCTCCAACGGCGTCCCCATCGCACACCCCTATGAGACCCAACGAGCCGGTGAAAATGGCCCTCTTCTCCTACAGGACTTCCACCTGATCGATCTCCTCTCACACTTTGACCGCGAGCGTATTCCCGAGCGTGTTGTTCACGCAAAGGGAAGTGGTGCGCATGGTTACTTTGAGTGTACGGACCCGTTAGATGATCTGTGTCTGGCGGATATCCTGTCTGAGAAGGGGAAGAAATGTTCGGTTAGTATGAGGTTTTCGACGGTGGGTGGTGAGTCGGGATCGCATGATATGGCGAGAGATCCTAGGGGGTTTTCGGTCAAGATGAGGACTGATGAGGGT AACTGGGATATGGTCTTCAACAACACGCCTGTTTTTTTCCTGAGAGATCCCGCCAAGTTTCCTCACTTTATCCATACTCAAAAGCGAGACCCAA GCACTCATCTCACCCACGCCGACGACTCATTCATGTTCTGGGACTACCTCTCCCAGAACCCCGAGTCAATCCACCAAGTCATGATCCTCATGGGCGATAGGGGGATTCCAAAGGGGTACCGAAAGATGAACGGCTACGCTGGCCATACTTTCAAGCTTGTTAACAAGGCTGGCGAATGGGTCTACTGTCAGATTCACCTCAAGTCCATGCAGGGCATCGACTTCGTCACCCAGGAGGACTCAGCCGACTACTCCCCCGATTTCTCCCAAAAGGATCTCTATGAAGCAATTCAGAACGGAGATTATCCTAAATGGACTCTTGAAGTTCAGACCATGACCCCcaaggaagccgaggaaCTGtgggagaagcaaaagatcaaCGTCTTTGACCTGACGCACGTCTGGCCTCAGAAGCAATTCCCACTCCGAAAGGTTGGAGAGTTTACTCTGAATGAGAACGCAATCAACTACTTTGCCGAAGTTGAGCAGATCGCTTTCaatccttctcatcttcctcctggaGTCGAGCCATCGGCTGATCCCGTTCTCCAATCCCGGCTGTTCTCTTACCCAGACacccatcgccatcgtctcGGTGTAAACTACCAGCAACTTCCCGTCAACGCGACTAGAACAGGTTATCAATTCGGCAACTTCCAGCGCGACGGCCAAATGGCATTCTATAACCAGGGCGCACGACCGAACTATCTCTCCTCCATTGATCctatcaagttcaagtcCCGCGCTGTGGATCTAGACAAGACCCATGGCCATTTCACTGGGGAAGCTATTACGTTCCTCACCGAAATCCGACCAGAGGACTTTAACGCCCCTCGCGCACTTTGGAGAAATGTATTTGATGAGCCAGCTCGTGAGCGTTTCATCAACAATGTCACAGGCAAGATGAAGCTGTGCAAGCAGGAAGAGCCTTTGAAGCGACAGATTGCTATCTTCCGAGAGGTTGACCCTGAGATTGCGGAGAGATTGGAGAAGTCAACTGGCATCAAGGGATACGATGGAATTGCCAATATGTCCTTCAACGGTACACATAACGGTATGGCTTCTGGAAAGAGTAGCAGTGCCAATGGAATTatcgacaagaacaagactccTGTTGCACGCCAAGGTGCGCCTGGTTCTGGGGCTCATGGCAGTATGGTAACAAACGGAAAGTCAAACGGTGTAAACGGACATTAA